The Ruegeria sp. YS9 genome contains a region encoding:
- a CDS encoding metal ABC transporter permease, whose product MLDDFMMRATLAGIGVAFAAAPLGCFVVWRRMAYFGDATAHAAILGVALSLTFQMSIFTGALAVALIMALTVTLLAGRGYAMDTLLGVLAHSALAFGLVAVSFLSGVRIDLMAYLFGDILAVSRSDLLAIWGGAALVVALIAWRWAQLLTATLNEELAYASGFDPRREQLILTLSLAVTVAVAIKVVGVLLIAAMLIIPAAAARNLARSPESMALIAAAIGAFSAIAGLRAAYVFDTPAGPSIVCVAAVLFACLSLVGWRTQGRA is encoded by the coding sequence ATGCTTGACGATTTCATGATGCGGGCAACGCTTGCAGGTATTGGTGTTGCGTTTGCGGCTGCTCCTCTTGGGTGCTTCGTGGTGTGGCGCCGCATGGCGTATTTCGGTGACGCAACCGCACATGCCGCAATTCTGGGCGTGGCCCTGTCGCTGACATTTCAGATGTCGATCTTCACCGGAGCGCTGGCCGTTGCACTGATTATGGCGCTGACGGTCACCTTGTTGGCCGGTCGTGGCTATGCGATGGACACGCTGCTGGGGGTCCTGGCGCATTCCGCTTTGGCCTTCGGTCTGGTTGCTGTCTCGTTTTTGTCCGGCGTCCGCATAGATTTGATGGCGTATCTGTTCGGGGATATTCTTGCGGTTTCCCGATCGGATCTGCTGGCGATCTGGGGCGGCGCCGCGCTTGTCGTGGCGCTGATCGCCTGGCGATGGGCTCAGCTTTTGACGGCCACATTGAATGAGGAACTGGCCTATGCCAGTGGTTTCGACCCGAGACGGGAACAGTTGATCCTGACCCTGTCTCTGGCGGTAACCGTGGCTGTTGCGATCAAGGTCGTGGGGGTATTGCTGATTGCGGCGATGCTGATCATTCCCGCGGCGGCGGCACGAAATCTGGCCCGATCGCCCGAATCAATGGCATTGATAGCGGCCGCAATAGGCGCGTTTTCCGCGATTGCGGGGCTCAGAGCGGCTTATGTGTTCGATACTCCGGCGGGGCCTTCGATAGTCTGCGTGGCCGCTGTTTTGTTTGCCTGTCTCAGCCTGGTGGGGTGGCGAACGCAGGGCAGGGCTTGA
- the xdhC gene encoding xanthine dehydrogenase accessory protein XdhC has translation MGFDLEALREAVKTHGKVVRVVIAGIKGSSPREVGAAMLVWKDGQSGTIGGGTLEYQAAEAARTQTVATRLTHHTLGPDMGQCCGGAVSLFSVVYDLKTVETLDDTIIARSASGGAMPLSVKRMLAAARSQGIAPEPRLIDGWMIEPVHKPARNLWIWGAGHVGRALVDVLSPLPDLAITWVDTGPERFPDVIPQGVTDLPATKPADLVRHAPANAEHLVLTYSHNLDLELCNRLLLHDFRFAGLIGSATKWARFRSRLAALGHPPDRISRITCPIGDPSLGKHPQMIAVGVAAQLLRPARQNELKKDLSA, from the coding sequence ATGGGATTTGACCTTGAGGCTTTGAGGGAGGCGGTCAAAACCCACGGGAAAGTGGTTCGGGTGGTCATCGCCGGGATCAAAGGGTCGTCCCCGCGCGAGGTGGGTGCTGCAATGCTGGTCTGGAAAGACGGGCAAAGCGGAACCATCGGCGGTGGAACGCTGGAATACCAGGCCGCAGAGGCCGCACGAACGCAAACAGTGGCCACGCGCCTGACGCATCACACGCTGGGACCGGACATGGGGCAATGTTGCGGCGGAGCAGTCTCTTTGTTCAGCGTGGTCTATGATCTCAAGACGGTTGAAACGCTGGATGATACGATCATTGCACGATCAGCTTCGGGGGGCGCCATGCCTCTTTCCGTCAAGCGAATGCTGGCGGCGGCACGCAGTCAGGGCATTGCACCCGAACCGCGCCTGATCGACGGCTGGATGATCGAACCGGTGCATAAACCGGCGCGAAACCTGTGGATCTGGGGCGCAGGTCACGTCGGGCGGGCGCTGGTGGATGTTCTGTCCCCCCTGCCCGATCTTGCGATCACTTGGGTCGATACCGGCCCCGAGCGCTTTCCCGACGTGATTCCCCAAGGCGTGACCGATCTGCCAGCGACGAAACCGGCCGACCTTGTGCGACATGCACCGGCCAATGCCGAGCACCTTGTGCTGACTTATTCACACAATCTGGATCTGGAACTGTGCAACAGGCTGCTTTTGCACGATTTCCGCTTTGCGGGGCTGATTGGCTCGGCTACCAAATGGGCGCGGTTCCGATCGCGATTGGCGGCCCTTGGGCATCCGCCCGACCGGATAAGCCGGATAACCTGCCCGATTGGTGACCCGTCGCTGGGCAAACACCCGCAGATGATCGCCGTGGGCGTCGCAGCGCAACTGCTGCGTCCGGCCCGGCAGAACGAGTTGAAGAAGGACCTGAGCGCGTGA
- a CDS encoding ABC transporter permease, producing MIVLEKRPQPSRVWSYATPLVAVLATMFFGGLLFAILGKNPVEAIGTIFWEPLFGEFAFYYRPQLLVKGAPLVLIAIGLSLGFRAGIWNIGAEGQYIMGAIFGAGAGLAFYPLEAWYIFPIMVIAGAFGGWLWAMIPAVLKVRFGTNEILVSLMLVYVAEQMLASVSLGLLKNPEGFGFPGSRNLQSYESAHNAELIIGSGMHWGVVAAFIAVIFAYVLLNRHMLGFHIRLTGEAPRAAKFAGVNPARLILFCLGMSGALAGLAGMFEVSGPSGQVSIDFNVGYGFTAIIVAFLGRLHPVGILLAGFLMALTYIGGEIAQSQLGLPAAAIQVFQGMLLFFLLALDLLTNYRIRAARKEVA from the coding sequence ATGATTGTGCTGGAGAAACGTCCTCAGCCTTCCAGGGTCTGGTCTTATGCGACGCCGTTGGTTGCAGTTTTGGCGACGATGTTTTTTGGTGGTTTGTTGTTCGCCATACTGGGCAAGAATCCGGTCGAGGCCATCGGCACCATCTTCTGGGAACCTCTTTTTGGTGAATTCGCCTTTTATTACCGCCCGCAGCTGCTGGTGAAAGGCGCGCCGCTGGTGCTGATCGCCATCGGCCTTTCGTTGGGGTTTCGGGCAGGCATCTGGAACATCGGGGCCGAAGGCCAGTATATCATGGGCGCCATCTTCGGTGCGGGTGCCGGGCTGGCATTCTACCCGCTTGAGGCATGGTACATATTCCCGATCATGGTCATCGCAGGTGCCTTCGGTGGCTGGCTGTGGGCAATGATCCCGGCTGTTCTGAAAGTACGCTTCGGCACCAACGAAATCCTCGTGTCGCTGATGCTGGTTTACGTGGCCGAGCAGATGCTGGCCTCGGTTTCGCTGGGGTTGCTGAAAAACCCCGAGGGGTTCGGCTTTCCGGGATCGCGCAACCTGCAATCTTATGAAAGTGCTCACAATGCTGAATTGATCATCGGTTCCGGGATGCACTGGGGTGTGGTCGCGGCTTTCATCGCGGTGATTTTTGCCTATGTGCTGCTCAATCGTCACATGTTGGGCTTCCACATTCGTTTGACGGGTGAAGCACCCCGTGCGGCCAAGTTTGCGGGTGTAAACCCCGCCCGCCTGATCCTGTTCTGTCTTGGGATGTCCGGCGCTCTGGCCGGTCTGGCCGGGATGTTCGAAGTATCCGGGCCTTCGGGTCAGGTCAGCATTGATTTCAACGTCGGCTATGGTTTCACAGCAATCATCGTGGCCTTTCTGGGCCGCCTGCACCCGGTAGGCATACTTCTTGCCGGGTTTCTGATGGCGCTCACCTATATCGGCGGTGAAATCGCGCAGTCTCAGCTGGGCCTGCCAGCCGCTGCCATTCAGGTGTTCCAGGGCATGCTTCTGTTCTTCCTGCTGGCCTTAGACCTGTTGACCAACTACCGCATCCGTGCGGCCCGAAAAGAGGTAGCGTGA
- a CDS encoding ABC transporter ATP-binding protein — MTTPLLSLQGLTKAYPGVVANDQVSFDIGEGEVHALLGENGAGKSTLVKMIYGLVKPDSGTMLLRGQPFAPPEPRAARADGIAMVFQHFSLFDALNVAENIALGMENPPAMGDLASRIREVSETYGLPLDPFRTVGDLSAGERQRVEIIRCLLQDPKLLIMDEPTSVLTPQEVEILFETLNKLRSEGTSILYISHKLEEIRTLCDHATILRLGKNVGECVPSETSARDMAELMVGTALQTPERSGRDFGAVALDVSGLSVPSPSEFGTALRNVHLTVRKGEVLGIGGVAGNGQDELLGVLSGEILTTADAIKFNGQAIGKLGPTARRKLGVLTAPEERLGHAAAPNMSLTENALLTGSVREGLESNGFLKWTETRSFAEKIIEVFDVRTPGPDNAARSLSGGNLQKFVIGREVLQNPDVLVVNQPTWGVDAAAAASIRQAILDLAAKGTAVVCISQDLDELMEISDSFAALNEGRLSAPRPTTGLTVDEIGLMMGGAHGMEVAHV; from the coding sequence GTGACCACTCCATTGCTGAGCCTGCAAGGGTTGACCAAAGCCTATCCCGGTGTCGTGGCCAATGATCAGGTGTCCTTTGACATCGGTGAGGGCGAAGTTCACGCCTTGTTGGGGGAAAACGGGGCCGGGAAATCCACGCTGGTCAAGATGATCTATGGGCTGGTGAAACCTGACAGTGGCACCATGCTGTTGCGCGGTCAGCCTTTTGCGCCGCCTGAACCCCGCGCCGCGCGGGCTGACGGAATTGCGATGGTGTTTCAGCATTTTTCGCTGTTTGACGCCCTGAACGTGGCCGAAAACATCGCCTTGGGGATGGAAAACCCGCCCGCCATGGGTGATCTGGCCTCGCGCATCCGCGAAGTGTCCGAAACCTACGGCCTGCCGTTGGATCCGTTCCGCACTGTGGGCGATCTGTCCGCCGGCGAACGCCAGCGTGTCGAAATTATCCGTTGCCTGCTGCAAGACCCGAAACTGCTGATCATGGACGAACCGACCTCGGTACTGACCCCGCAGGAGGTCGAGATCCTGTTCGAAACGCTGAACAAGTTGCGGTCCGAGGGCACGTCGATCCTGTATATCTCGCACAAGCTGGAAGAGATTCGGACCCTGTGTGACCACGCCACGATCCTGCGGCTTGGGAAAAATGTCGGCGAGTGCGTCCCCTCTGAGACCTCGGCCCGCGACATGGCCGAACTGATGGTGGGAACGGCCCTGCAAACCCCGGAACGTTCCGGGCGTGATTTTGGCGCAGTGGCGCTGGATGTCAGCGGGCTGTCGGTGCCTTCTCCGTCAGAATTCGGTACCGCATTGCGCAACGTGCATTTGACCGTCCGCAAGGGCGAGGTTCTGGGCATTGGTGGTGTTGCGGGCAACGGGCAGGATGAATTGCTGGGCGTTTTATCTGGTGAAATCCTGACGACGGCCGATGCGATCAAATTCAACGGTCAGGCGATCGGCAAGCTGGGTCCGACCGCGCGACGCAAACTTGGCGTGTTGACCGCGCCCGAAGAACGGCTGGGCCATGCCGCTGCCCCGAACATGAGCCTGACCGAAAACGCCCTGTTGACCGGTTCGGTTCGAGAGGGTCTGGAAAGCAACGGCTTTCTGAAATGGACCGAGACCAGGAGCTTTGCGGAGAAGATCATCGAGGTTTTTGACGTCCGGACACCCGGCCCGGACAACGCGGCACGGTCTTTGTCCGGGGGGAACCTACAGAAATTCGTGATCGGACGCGAAGTGCTGCAAAACCCGGATGTGCTGGTGGTGAACCAGCCAACCTGGGGCGTGGATGCCGCAGCGGCCGCGTCGATCCGGCAGGCAATCCTCGACCTGGCGGCAAAGGGAACGGCGGTTGTCTGCATCTCTCAGGATCTGGATGAGTTGATGGAAATCTCGGACAGCTTTGCTGCGCTGAACGAGGGCCGCCTGAGCGCGCCACGTCCGACGACCGGACTGACAGTGGACGAGATCGGTCTGATGATGGGCGGTGCCCACGGAATGGAGGTGGCGCATGTGTGA
- a CDS encoding BMP family ABC transporter substrate-binding protein, translating into MKFTALLTSAAMALGLASGAMAEDKTKVGFVYVGPVGDGGWTYEHDKGRQAVEKEFGDKVETVFVESVPEGPDAERVMTQMALEGADLIFTTSFGYMDPTINVAKKFPNVKFEHATGYKTADNVSVYSARFYEGRAVQGHIAGKMTKSNIIGYIGSYPIPEVIRGINSAYIHAKKVNPDVEFKIVWAYTWFDPAKEADAATVLIEQGADVILQHTDSTAPQAAAQEAGNVITFGQASDMSEYAPLPRVSSIIDNWAPYYIARTKAVMDGTWTSSNTWDGIGAGMVEIGEISDAVPADVKEEALALKAALADGSYHAFTGPLKKQDGSDWLAEGETADDGTLAGMNFYVEGLEGEIPQ; encoded by the coding sequence ATGAAATTCACCGCACTTCTGACGAGCGCCGCCATGGCGCTGGGTCTGGCCTCGGGGGCCATGGCCGAAGACAAGACCAAAGTCGGTTTCGTCTATGTCGGCCCGGTCGGCGATGGCGGCTGGACCTATGAACATGACAAGGGCCGGCAGGCCGTTGAAAAAGAGTTCGGCGACAAGGTTGAAACCGTATTCGTTGAATCGGTTCCCGAAGGCCCGGACGCCGAGCGTGTGATGACGCAGATGGCGCTGGAAGGCGCGGATCTGATCTTTACCACTTCGTTCGGTTACATGGACCCGACCATCAACGTGGCCAAGAAATTCCCGAACGTTAAATTCGAGCATGCAACCGGCTATAAAACCGCCGACAACGTCTCGGTCTACTCGGCCCGCTTCTACGAAGGCCGCGCGGTTCAGGGCCACATTGCCGGTAAAATGACCAAGTCGAACATCATCGGCTATATCGGGTCCTACCCGATCCCCGAGGTGATCCGCGGCATCAACTCGGCCTATATCCACGCCAAGAAGGTGAACCCGGATGTCGAGTTCAAGATCGTCTGGGCCTACACGTGGTTCGACCCGGCGAAAGAAGCTGACGCCGCCACCGTTTTGATCGAACAGGGCGCGGACGTAATCCTGCAACACACCGACTCGACAGCACCGCAAGCAGCGGCGCAAGAGGCCGGCAACGTGATCACCTTCGGTCAGGCATCGGACATGAGCGAATACGCACCGCTCCCGCGTGTGTCATCGATCATCGACAACTGGGCCCCCTATTACATCGCGCGGACTAAAGCGGTAATGGACGGGACATGGACATCCTCCAACACCTGGGACGGTATCGGAGCAGGAATGGTTGAAATCGGCGAGATTTCGGACGCGGTTCCCGCAGATGTCAAAGAAGAGGCGCTGGCCCTGAAGGCGGCGCTTGCAGATGGCAGCTATCACGCGTTCACCGGTCCGCTGAAGAAGCAGGACGGAAGCGACTGGCTGGCTGAAGGCGAAACCGCTGACGATGGCACGCTGGCTGGCATGAACTTCTATGTTGAAGGGCTGGAAGGCGAGATTCCGCAGTAA
- a CDS encoding metal ABC transporter ATP-binding protein encodes MTLVCVENLSVRYGANTVLSHVDMAVEPGEIVTIVGPNGSGKTSLLRAIIGATRPCAGHVSLKPGLKIGYVPQKLHVDPTLPISVERFMRLTDRVSRRQCVEALETAGVPDLLKRQMSQLSGGQFQRVLLARALINKPDLLLLDEATQGLDQRGSASFYQQIEAVRRETGCAILMISHELHVVMSASDRVICLNGHVCCEGSPAVVASAPEYRALFGTGTGGALALYRHEHDHNHDHDANPQEAAE; translated from the coding sequence ATGACGCTCGTCTGTGTCGAGAATCTCAGTGTGCGCTACGGCGCCAATACTGTTCTGAGCCATGTGGATATGGCAGTCGAACCTGGTGAGATCGTCACCATTGTCGGGCCAAACGGATCGGGTAAAACCAGCCTGTTGCGCGCCATCATTGGCGCGACCAGGCCATGTGCCGGGCATGTATCACTGAAACCCGGATTGAAGATCGGATACGTGCCGCAGAAACTGCATGTGGATCCCACCTTGCCAATCTCGGTCGAGAGGTTCATGCGCCTGACGGATCGCGTTTCACGTCGCCAATGCGTCGAGGCGCTGGAAACGGCGGGCGTCCCGGATCTGTTGAAACGTCAGATGTCGCAACTGTCGGGCGGTCAGTTTCAGCGTGTGTTGCTGGCGCGGGCGCTGATCAACAAACCTGACCTTCTGCTGCTGGATGAGGCGACCCAAGGGCTGGACCAGCGCGGTTCGGCGAGTTTCTACCAGCAAATCGAGGCCGTACGCCGCGAAACCGGATGTGCAATCCTGATGATCAGTCACGAATTGCACGTGGTCATGAGCGCCTCGGACAGGGTGATTTGTCTCAACGGGCATGTCTGCTGTGAAGGATCGCCGGCGGTGGTCGCTTCGGCACCCGAATACCGGGCCTTGTTCGGAACGGGAACAGGCGGTGCGCTTGCCCTGTACCGGCACGAGCATGATCACAATCACGACCATGATGCAAACCCTCAGGAAGCGGCGGAATGA
- a CDS encoding ABC transporter permease: MDLGQINPVLLVASLMVAATPLLLAAIGELVVEKSGVLNLGVEGMMIVGAISGFAISVETGSPWLGFVAAAIGGAVLSLLFVLLTQFALANQVASGLALTLFGLGFSALIGQSYVGIKPPSMGDIHIPLISDIPVVGPILFQHDPILYLGIAITAAVWAVLKYTRVGLILRAVGENHDAAHALGYKVIKIRILAIMFGGACAGLGGAYISLIRVPQWTEGMTAGVGWIALALVVFASWKPWRVLLGAYLFGGITVLQLNLQAAGVAIPVEYLAMSPYIITILVLVILSADKSSAPASLGRIFHASH, from the coding sequence ATGGATCTTGGCCAAATCAACCCCGTACTTCTGGTCGCCTCACTGATGGTGGCCGCAACGCCCCTGCTGCTTGCAGCAATCGGAGAGCTGGTCGTCGAAAAGTCAGGTGTTCTGAACCTGGGCGTCGAAGGCATGATGATCGTGGGTGCGATCAGCGGCTTTGCCATCTCGGTCGAGACCGGCTCGCCCTGGCTGGGCTTTGTCGCTGCCGCCATCGGCGGCGCTGTTCTTTCGCTGCTGTTCGTCTTGCTGACGCAGTTTGCATTGGCCAATCAGGTGGCCAGCGGTCTGGCTCTGACCCTGTTCGGCCTTGGGTTCAGTGCACTGATCGGGCAGAGCTATGTGGGGATCAAACCCCCCAGTATGGGCGACATCCATATTCCGCTGATCAGCGATATCCCGGTTGTCGGCCCGATCCTGTTCCAACATGACCCGATCCTGTACCTGGGCATCGCGATCACGGCGGCCGTCTGGGCGGTGCTGAAATACACGCGTGTTGGTCTGATCCTGCGGGCCGTCGGTGAAAACCACGATGCCGCGCATGCGCTTGGCTACAAGGTGATCAAGATCCGCATTCTGGCCATCATGTTCGGCGGCGCCTGCGCCGGTCTGGGCGGGGCCTATATCAGCCTGATCCGCGTGCCGCAGTGGACCGAGGGCATGACCGCCGGTGTCGGCTGGATCGCATTGGCCCTTGTTGTCTTTGCAAGCTGGAAACCGTGGCGGGTCCTGCTGGGTGCCTATTTGTTCGGCGGCATTACCGTGTTGCAGCTTAATTTGCAGGCCGCAGGCGTTGCCATTCCCGTCGAGTATCTGGCAATGTCGCCTTATATCATCACGATCCTTGTGCTTGTGATCCTTTCGGCCGACAAGAGCAGCGCGCCTGCTTCGCTGGGCCGGATATTCCATGCCTCACACTAG